From one Brevibacterium sp. 'Marine' genomic stretch:
- a CDS encoding PLD nuclease N-terminal domain-containing protein produces MARLLIAAIVLAAAVTLYGLFDCLLRDRGLIRVLPKPAWALIILIIPVLGFILWYLFGRGSEDKPTRGTRPRGQVAPDDDPDYLRQVDRELKLGKHAPPAEDGDETNPPHDDSTESDDDSGPADSSADSDDRGTKGDGRGRSN; encoded by the coding sequence ATGGCTCGATTACTCATTGCCGCGATCGTCCTGGCGGCAGCGGTGACACTGTACGGACTCTTCGATTGTCTGCTGCGCGATCGGGGTCTGATTCGAGTCCTGCCCAAACCTGCGTGGGCACTGATCATCCTCATCATTCCCGTCCTCGGATTCATCCTCTGGTACCTGTTCGGTCGCGGTTCGGAGGACAAGCCCACGCGCGGCACACGCCCTCGCGGTCAGGTCGCCCCCGATGACGATCCGGACTACCTGCGACAGGTGGACCGCGAACTCAAGCTCGGCAAGCACGCGCCTCCGGCGGAGGACGGCGATGAGACGAATCCCCCGCACGATGACTCCACCGAATCGGACGACGACAGCGGTCCCGCTGACTCCTCCGCCGACTCCGATGACCGGGGCACCAAAGGCGACGGCCGCGGCCGCTCCAACTGA
- a CDS encoding 1,4-dihydroxy-2-naphthoate polyprenyltransferase: protein MADAAQWISGARLRTLPLALAPVLIGTGAAIGSLGGFTAFILDDISGNDEHVSLTQILLRGFLALLVSLCLQIGSNYANDYSDGIRGTDDERVGPVRLTATGLAEPHAVKRAAFIFFGLAGVAGIVLILISQAWWFLIVGAAAVAAAWFYTGGRRPYGYMGLGEVFVFVFFGLVATLGTMWMQVGHLSLSGWAGAVAIGSLASAVLMVNNLRDIPTDIEAGKITLAVKMGDNAARIAYAVLVLLPFALLALAILDGHPAVALAILALVPALSPLKTVLSGTTGPGLIPPIKSTGLTGLAFSALMGLGLAL, encoded by the coding sequence ATGGCTGATGCCGCCCAGTGGATTTCTGGAGCTCGACTGCGAACTCTGCCCCTGGCTCTCGCACCCGTCCTCATCGGAACCGGTGCCGCTATCGGTTCCCTCGGCGGATTCACCGCGTTCATCCTCGACGACATCTCCGGCAACGACGAGCATGTCAGCCTCACGCAGATCCTGCTGCGCGGGTTTCTCGCCCTCCTCGTCTCTCTGTGCCTGCAGATCGGTTCGAACTACGCCAACGACTACTCCGACGGCATCCGCGGCACCGATGACGAACGTGTCGGACCCGTCCGTCTCACGGCGACCGGGCTGGCCGAACCCCATGCGGTCAAACGGGCGGCTTTCATCTTCTTCGGCCTGGCCGGGGTTGCAGGCATCGTGCTCATCCTTATCTCGCAGGCGTGGTGGTTCCTCATCGTCGGGGCCGCCGCCGTCGCCGCCGCCTGGTTCTACACCGGCGGCAGACGCCCCTATGGCTACATGGGCCTCGGTGAGGTGTTCGTCTTCGTGTTCTTTGGCCTTGTCGCCACCTTAGGCACGATGTGGATGCAGGTCGGTCACCTCAGCCTCAGCGGTTGGGCCGGTGCCGTCGCGATCGGATCACTGGCTTCGGCCGTGCTCATGGTCAACAACCTCCGCGACATTCCCACCGACATCGAGGCGGGCAAGATCACTCTGGCCGTGAAGATGGGCGACAATGCCGCGCGCATCGCCTACGCGGTGCTCGTGCTGCTGCCCTTCGCGCTGCTGGCGCTGGCGATCCTCGACGGACATCCCGCCGTCGCCTTGGCGATCCTCGCCCTCGTCCCAGCGCTGAGTCCGCTCAAGACGGTGCTCAGCGGCACGACGGGTCCAGGGCTGATTCCGCCGATCAAATCCACCGGACTGACCGGATTGGCCTTCTCCGCGCTGATGGGCCTCGGTTTGGCGCTCTGA
- a CDS encoding cytochrome c biogenesis protein ResB, which translates to MAGSTDDSEKTQSTSGATSTAKQGDKPVAKSTVTQPQLGFRGMCRWAWTQLTTMRVALILLLILALAAIPGSLLPQRIQDPGRVNTFLENNGAWGQFLDTIQMFDVYSSIWFSAIYLLLMISLVGCVVPRTKQHWKAMRSSPPKAPRRLSRMPGYASFTSEQADAHTREHADEAFLDAAEARLKKSGYRINRQSDHIAAERGYLRETGNLVFHIALLMATLTMAIGSLFGYEGQRILVEGETFSNSLVSYDSFEPGSYYDADNLPDFRLKLDSFTSTFDDQAAGNQFGQPRTFDAKVTTTADGETESHVLKVNEPVRVGGVGVYLTGNGYAPEVTVRDAKGDIVQSGPQVFIPDGGDPGYTSEGVIKVPDSAGTQMGFVGVFLPTAGQNEDGELISSFAELRNPYLVMSGYTGDLGLDSGVPQSVYTLDADNMTEMTDESGNPLVIQLAEGETQNLPNGGSVTFDGVKKYIAVDISQDPTQALMLISAILVLGGLGLSLFIPRRRVWVRIRNGDAEVAALARGEDPMVERAVDDLVKALRDPEPDEGADGEDDER; encoded by the coding sequence GTGGCGGGCTCAACCGACGACTCGGAGAAGACGCAGTCGACATCGGGTGCGACATCGACGGCGAAGCAGGGGGACAAGCCTGTCGCGAAGTCGACGGTGACGCAGCCGCAGCTCGGGTTCCGCGGTATGTGCCGGTGGGCGTGGACGCAGCTGACGACGATGCGTGTGGCTCTGATCCTCCTGCTCATCCTCGCGCTCGCTGCGATCCCCGGCTCTCTGCTGCCGCAGCGGATCCAGGACCCGGGCCGGGTGAACACCTTCCTGGAGAACAACGGTGCGTGGGGGCAGTTCCTCGACACCATCCAGATGTTCGACGTGTACTCGTCCATCTGGTTCTCCGCGATCTATCTGCTGCTGATGATCTCGCTCGTCGGCTGCGTCGTCCCGCGCACCAAACAGCACTGGAAGGCGATGCGCTCGTCCCCGCCCAAAGCACCGAGGCGGCTGTCCCGGATGCCCGGATACGCCTCCTTCACCTCGGAGCAGGCAGACGCACACACCCGTGAACACGCGGACGAGGCCTTCCTCGACGCCGCGGAAGCCCGGTTGAAGAAGTCCGGTTACCGGATCAATCGGCAGTCCGATCACATCGCCGCAGAGCGCGGATATCTCCGCGAGACCGGCAACCTCGTCTTCCACATCGCGCTTCTCATGGCGACCCTGACGATGGCGATCGGTTCGCTGTTCGGCTACGAAGGTCAGCGCATCCTCGTCGAGGGTGAGACGTTCTCGAACTCGCTGGTCTCCTACGATTCCTTCGAACCCGGTTCCTACTACGATGCGGACAATCTGCCGGACTTCCGGCTCAAGCTCGATTCCTTCACCTCCACCTTCGACGATCAGGCGGCGGGCAATCAGTTCGGTCAGCCGCGCACCTTCGATGCGAAGGTGACGACGACGGCGGACGGGGAGACCGAATCGCACGTGCTCAAGGTCAACGAACCGGTGCGCGTGGGCGGCGTCGGCGTCTACCTCACCGGCAACGGCTACGCCCCCGAGGTGACCGTGCGAGATGCGAAGGGCGATATCGTCCAGTCCGGTCCGCAGGTGTTCATCCCGGACGGCGGAGACCCCGGTTACACCTCCGAAGGCGTCATCAAGGTCCCGGACTCGGCCGGCACGCAGATGGGGTTCGTCGGCGTGTTCCTGCCCACGGCCGGACAGAATGAGGACGGGGAGCTGATCTCGAGCTTCGCCGAGCTGCGCAATCCCTACCTCGTGATGAGCGGGTACACCGGTGACCTCGGCCTTGATTCGGGAGTCCCGCAGTCCGTGTACACCCTCGATGCCGACAACATGACGGAGATGACCGATGAGTCGGGTAATCCGCTCGTCATCCAGCTCGCCGAGGGGGAGACGCAGAACCTGCCGAACGGCGGTTCGGTGACCTTCGACGGAGTCAAGAAGTACATCGCCGTCGACATCTCCCAGGACCCGACGCAGGCGCTCATGCTCATCAGTGCGATCCTCGTTCTGGGTGGGCTCGGCCTGTCCCTGTTCATTCCCCGCCGCCGCGTCTGGGTGCGGATCAGGAACGGCGACGCCGAGGTGGCCGCCCTGGCCCGTGGTGAGGATCCGATGGTCGAACGCGCCGTCGATGACCTGGTGAAGGCCCTGCGCGATCCGGAGCCCGATGAGGGCGCAGACGGTGAGGACGACGAAAGATGA
- the ccsB gene encoding c-type cytochrome biogenesis protein CcsB, translated as MDVNTDLAMWSNQLIISAMIVYAVAMIFYAFDLFGKRELKTSESEITTSAKASTVRRTNRKTATTAVLDRPGDDSGAVESSRKNRHRGARIGTSLLVLAMLLHVGGVLTRALSVARVPWGNMMEYVLTATAITVIVYLLVLTKKDVRYLGTFVSGGVLLCLGLAITVFYTPAAKLIPALDSYWIAIHVPIAILSTSLLYISAILAVFQILKSVHETKDPKWLRFLHRLPSSTDLERTSYTIAAVGFITWTFTLIAGAIWAEVAWSRYWGWDSKEIWTFVVWVIYAAYLHARATRGWGPTKVAVLNLIGIASVIFNFTVVNMYFNGLHSYSGLD; from the coding sequence ATGGACGTCAACACTGACCTCGCAATGTGGTCGAACCAGCTGATCATCTCGGCGATGATCGTCTACGCCGTCGCCATGATCTTCTACGCCTTCGATCTCTTCGGCAAACGCGAACTCAAGACCTCGGAATCCGAGATCACCACCTCGGCCAAGGCCAGCACGGTGCGGCGGACGAATCGGAAGACGGCGACGACTGCGGTCCTCGACCGGCCGGGCGACGACTCCGGCGCGGTGGAGTCGTCCCGGAAGAACCGGCACCGCGGAGCCCGCATCGGCACCTCGCTGCTCGTGCTCGCCATGCTCCTCCATGTCGGCGGCGTGCTCACCCGTGCCCTGTCGGTGGCTCGTGTGCCGTGGGGCAACATGATGGAGTACGTGCTGACGGCCACAGCGATCACCGTCATCGTCTACCTCCTCGTGCTGACGAAGAAGGACGTCCGCTACCTGGGAACGTTCGTCTCCGGGGGAGTGCTGCTGTGCCTGGGACTGGCGATCACCGTCTTCTACACCCCTGCCGCGAAGCTCATCCCGGCGCTGGATTCGTACTGGATCGCCATCCACGTGCCGATCGCGATCCTCTCGACCTCACTGCTCTACATCTCTGCGATCCTCGCGGTCTTCCAGATCCTCAAGAGCGTGCATGAGACCAAGGACCCGAAGTGGCTGCGGTTCCTGCACCGTCTGCCCTCGAGCACCGACCTGGAGCGCACCTCGTACACGATCGCAGCTGTCGGCTTCATCACCTGGACCTTCACCCTCATCGCCGGTGCCATCTGGGCCGAGGTTGCCTGGAGCCGCTACTGGGGCTGGGACTCGAAGGAGATCTGGACGTTCGTCGTCTGGGTCATCTACGCCGCGTACCTGCACGCCCGTGCGACCCGCGGTTGGGGTCCGACGAAGGTGGCGGTGCTCAACCTCATCGGCATCGCCTCGGTGATCTTCAACTTCACCGTCGTCAACATGTACTTCAACGGCCTGCACTCATACTCCGGCCTCGACTGA
- a CDS encoding DUF4229 domain-containing protein → MRTFWLYTLARFGLIIAAGLVLFPFLGFNLVMAIAAIIIGALLSYLLLGKMRAKAATEIEAKVAKRASKPKRVGADEAAEDEIVEERLGEDGGQSN, encoded by the coding sequence ATGCGCACCTTCTGGCTCTACACACTCGCACGCTTCGGCCTCATCATCGCCGCCGGCCTCGTCCTGTTTCCGTTCCTCGGCTTCAATCTGGTCATGGCGATCGCCGCCATCATCATCGGGGCACTGCTGAGCTATCTGCTGCTGGGCAAGATGCGCGCCAAGGCGGCGACCGAGATCGAAGCGAAGGTGGCCAAGCGCGCGTCGAAGCCTAAGCGCGTCGGCGCCGATGAGGCGGCAGAGGACGAGATCGTCGAAGAGCGTCTCGGAGAAGACGGCGGCCAGTCCAACTGA